Genomic DNA from Niabella ginsenosidivorans:
CCACAACAGCGGTTAACGGCAAAATTTTTTTGTTTTGTTAAAATATTTAGTATTTTGCACTAAAATTATTAGCCATGTCAGTTGCCAACAAAAATCTGAAGTATCTAAGAAAGCTCAGGGGCTGGACACAGGATGAATTTGCCAATAAATTAAACATCAAACGTTCCCTGCTGGGCGCATACGAAGAAGAGCGTGCTGAGCCCCGCCTGGAGGTGCTGGAAACCATCTGCGATATTTTTAAGCTGACGCTTGATGAAATTCTGAGAAAAGATCTGAGCGCAAATACTGATAATTATCTTGCAAAACGCCGCGCTCTTAAGCTTTCCAACACAGCCGCCCGCATTCCGTTTGTTCCTGTAAAAGCTGCGGCCGGGTATCTGAACGGGTATGCAGATCATGAATTTATTGATGAGCTGAACACGTTTACATTGCCCATGGTAACCGGCGGTAATTACCGTGCCTTTGAAATTATTGGTGATTCCATGCTTCCTACACCCAGTGGCTCTATTATAGTAGGAGAAAAGGTGGAGGCTCTTGATCATGTAAAGAATAACACCGCCTGTGTTGTTGTTTCAAAGAATGACGGGATCGTTTATAAGCGCATTCAGAAAAACGGGAAAGCCAGGAACAAAATATTACTGCTAAGTGATAATCCAACTTTTCAGCCTTATTCCATCAGCTCGGAAGATGTGCTGGAAATGTGGGAAGCCCAATTCATTATCTCAAAAACCAATACTGCCCAGGGGTGGAATGTTGGTCAGTTAGTAAATATTGTGGCAGACCTGCAACAGGAAGTGGCCGGTATGAAAAAGAAAATGAACTGAGTTTTTTTATTTTTTTTTATAGAGCAGGCAGGAGCTAATCATCGCTCCTGTTTATTTTTTTACGGCTTTCCTTTAATTGCCCTTTGCGCTTTTTTGCATGGATCCGGTGTTCCACAGCAGCTTTTGAAATACCCGTAGCAATGCGAGCTTTCTTTTTGCGAAGCGCAGCTGTTATTATTTGGTTGATCTTCATAATGGCATCTGCCTTATTCTCCAGTTGGGTGCGGTAGGTTTGCGATTTTACCTGTAAATACCCTCCCGAGACTATCTTTCTGCCTGATTTTTCTTTTAGTATTGCTTTTTGCGCTTCGGTCAGGATGGCAGAATCATCTATATGAAACAGTGCAATTACTGCGGTTTCCACCTTATTTACGTGCTGCCCTCCTTTACCGCCGCTACGGGTGGTTTTAAACTGAAGCTCTTTAGAAACATCCATAATAAAGCATTTAAACGCTAAAACTACTTCAATATTTCCCGACGGCCTAAACGCTGCAAAACATTTCTGGATTTTATACAGGCCTTATGAACCCTATAAGCCCCTGCTGTTTCACAGCCTGTTCCTTACGTTTTACGTCCTCCGGATATATTATGCATTGGTGCGCAGATTCTGGATTACGATGTGGTTTGAAATTTTGGCAATATCGATCGTTTTGACCCTGTATATCTATGTGTTCACATTAATGCGCTGCCTGCATGTTTGTATCATTAATTTTGAAGCATTATCTTACAGTTATGAAAGTAGTCATTCAAAGAGTGCTGGAAGCCAGTATTATGATTGATGGCGTCCTTTTTTCATCCATCTCAGAAGGGCTGATGGTCTTACTGGGGATTGAAGATGCGGATACGGATGAAGATATTCACTGGCTCAGCCAGAAGATAATACAGCTCAGGATTTTTGACGATGACAAAGGCGTTATGAACCTCTCTTTAAAAGAGGTCCAGGGCGAATTACTGCTGATAAGCCAGTTTACGCTGCACGCCTCCACAAAAAAAGGGAACCGCCCCTCTTATTTAAAAGCAAGCAAGCCCGGTTTTGCAATTCCCGTTTATGAAAAAATGATCCGGCAATTACAAACGGACCTGGGAAAAGAAATCAAGACCGGCGTTTTTGGTGCAGACATGAAGGTACGATTAATCAACAACGGGCCGGTAACCATCATTATCGATTCAAAAAATAAAGAATAAAAATCATGACAATAAGCGAGGCGCAGGCAGCAGTAGACCACTGGATAAAAACGGTTGGTGTAAGGTATTTTAGTGAACTGACGAATATGGCCATTTTAACGGAGGAAACGGGGGAACTTGCAAGGCATATTGCCCGTATTTACGGCGATCAGTCTTACCGGAAACCGGAAGATGAAAAAAATGCAAAAACAATGATGGCCGATGAAATGGCCGATGTGCTTTGGGTGCTGCTTTGCCTGGCGAACCAAACAGGTGTGGACCTGACAAAAGCACTGGAAAAGAATTTTGAGAAAAAAAATATCAGGGATTTTGACCGCCATGCAAATAATGAGAAACTAAAATAAAGCTTTACGAAGAAGGGCCTTCTACCGGCTGGTGCTTCAAAAGTTTGTGTAAAGCGGCAAAAACCTCTTCGGCGCTTACGGTACTCAGGTCCCTGGTTACGGGTGTATAATGCCAGAACGGCTGCTGTTTATTTGCCTTCCATTTTTTAAGAAACGGTTTGGCATAAACGGTTTTTGCATTTTTTATACCAGCTTCTTCATAAGTGGTAAAACGTGGATAGTTATTTCCCCCCGAAACAATAATAACTGGTGTGTTACATGAAATAGCAAGATGAGCGGCCATAGAATCATTACAAACAGCAGCATCGGCATTTTCCATCCAACCGATTACCTCAGTCAATGTGGTTTTTCCTGTAATATTTATAGCCCCTGTCATTTTTTCTATGTCTGCAGCTAATGCTGCATCTGCAGTACTGCCGGCAATTACTGCTTTTGGTAAACTGTTCTGTTGAATAAACTGTACGAACCGGACCCATTGGCTTACAGGCCAACGCCTGCTTTTATGAGCAGCGCCGATGCACAGTAATATATATGGCGTTTCTATCAAAGGGCCGGAACCGGTCCGTTTTATTTCAGGACGGCAAATGTTCCATTCTATACCTGTGCTCCACTTTACAAATGCTTTGTTAAAATCAAATTCATGTAAAACCGGGTCATTTTTAAATAACTGTTTGTAGCACTGATCTGAGAGACTGTTTATATACGGATTTTTAAAAGTATTGCCTGCCGCACGGCTATCAGGTGCGCCGGCGGCCAGCATGCAAATATCATCCAGTAAAAGCGGCCTTGTCCTGGAAGGGTTGATGACCACATCAAACTGCCCGTTGCGCAATTGCTGCCATAACTCATTTCTGTAATCCGCATTGTTGAAATAATGTTTCTTGTCTACCCATATTGCGTTATCAGCAAATGACTGATCCAGCATGTCGAACAGTGGTTTTACAACGCCATTTCCCAAAAAAGTGATCTCATATTGGCTCCAGGCTGCAGACTGTTTATATGCCGGCAAAAAATTACGAAACAATAAATAATCGCCTATATCATCCAGACGGATCAGTAGCAGCCTTTTCGCCCCGTCTTTCCTGCGCGGTACCGGCAGTTTTTCCAATGAGCGCTTCCAATCCAAAAATAGTGCTGCCAGGCGTCTATCCGCTTTGGCTCTTTGAATTTTACGAAGTATAACAGAAATATCCCGGATCATTAATAACAAAAATCGGAATATGTTATTATATCCTGAAAAGAAAAAATCCGGCAAGTGCAGCTTCGTTTACCGGCCCAGCAGGGTTTTTATCTGGCGGTACAAAAGCCCGCGGTCGCCGGGGCGCAGCATTTTGCTGTTTAAAACAACTCCGTTCTGATCCAGCAGCACATATCTTGGAATACTAAAGCCGCCGTTCTGTTTCCAGATAACCCTGGAAAGGTCATATTGCAATGCATTGTTTGCGCGCATATGCAGGCCACCTACTTTAAAGTATTTCAGTAACCGCTTCCATTGATCCTCCTGCCCGTTATCATCCATGGAAATATACAACATCTGCACACCCTGTTCCTTTAAGAACGTGGTCAGCGAGTCTTTATAATAAAATTCTTTCCTGCAGGGACCACACCAGCTTGCCCATAGATCAATAAATACGGGGGTGCCCTTTAATTTTTCTTTTAATTGCTTAAAGGAATTTATCTGATCATAACCCGGTAAAAATACCAGGTCCGGGGCATAATCATCTCCGGCTGTCTTTTGAACTGCAATAGAATCCCCCGCTGCCGCCGGATCAATCTGAGCCAGGGCTGTATTATTGATTACGCCAACAAAAAGCATCAGGATCAAAAAACGTTTCACATCCATACTTTCACCAAACAAAGGAATAACGAGGGCGCTCTTTAATACCGTCCATACCTGTTTTGGAAAAGGGCTACGTTTATGCCTGCCCGTACTATAGGAATGATCCGCACGTGCTCTTCCCCGTTGGGCCCGTAATCCACATCAACGTAGGGACTGTTGCGGTCTTTAAGCACATCTGCCAGTATGGATACATAAAAAAAGGTTGAATTGCCTTTTGCTCTTCCCAGGCAGTAACCGCCACCTAACAATAATGAAGGAGCATTGGCATTATAGCTTCCGGACGGTCTTACACTTCTGGGAGAAGCTGTATAACGCTCACTGGTAAAATTTTCTTCAAACTGCGCCTGTAAGAACAGGAAATTAACAGGATACCCTCTTACAAAAACACCAGGCCCATATACATGCTGCCGCAGCTTATCGTCATAATCATATATATCCCTGGCGCCGGTATAAACATAGTTAAGTACAATTCCGCCGTCAAAATAATCATTAAAGGCATATCCCAGCATCGGGTTAACTCCCAATACCGTTCCGCCGGAATAAAAGGAGGCAGTAACACCTCCGCCGGTAAACAGCCGTTCTTTTTTAAACCCTTTTTCCTGGTAAGGTTTTATATAACCACGGTCCTGTACAGCAACAGAATCATCCTGGGCCATAGCCGGTACAATTATTAATAAAAAGGTTATGCTAAGCACAAAGGCTATGCCTGCTGATTTTTTCATAAAAGAAGATTTATTTTTTACAACAATGCTGCTGTTTCAACCACTGCATCAAATATCTTTCCGGCGTTCAGGATGTTATTGGGGTCAAAGGCCCTTTTAATTTCACGCATCAGCTGCATCTGGCGCTGTTCAAAAACAATATCCATATAGGTCTTCTGGATCAGCCCAATGCCGTGCTCACCACTGATGGTGCCGCCCAAACTTTTTACTAATTTAAACAATTCCCTAAGAACCGCGTTCATTTCAGGGTCATCCAAACTGTTTTTATTGCCTTCTTTCTTTATGCGTACATGCAGGTTACCATCGCCTGCATGTCCGTAGCAGACGGCATGGAAGTTGTATTTTTTTCCCAGCTCCTTTACTCCCTTTATAAGCTTTGGCAGCTCTGCACGGGGCACCACTGTATCTTCTTCTATTGTATACCCCACCGATTTAACGGCTTCGGCCGTTCTTCTGCGTAGTTTCCACAATTCCTCTTTTTGCTGGGAATCGTCCGCAAAAAATAATTCGCCTGCTTCATATTGTTCCAGCAGCATTGCGATCTGCTCCATTTCCTGCATCAGCACTTCCTGGTTGTTTCCATCAACCTCTACAATTAAATGCGCCGCAATGGTATCATTTACCGGTACTACATAACTGTCTACCATGCTGCTGACAATCTTTAATGCATCAATTTCCACCAGTTCCAGTGCGCTTGGATTAAATCCTGCCCTGAATATGGCACTCACTGCCTCGCTCGCTTTTTCCAGAGACGCAAAAGGGGCCAGCATCAGCAGGTCATATTTGGGCAGGGGGATCAACCGCAATACGATCTTTGTAACTACTGCCAGCGTTCCCTCACTCCCAACAATCAATTGTGTTAAATTGTAGCCGGTAACATTCTTTAAAACGTTCGCCCCTGTCCATATAATTTCTCCTGTAGGCAATACCACCTCCAGGTTCAGCACATAATCTTTTACAACACCATACTTCACCGCCTTGGGGCCGCCGCTGTTCTCTGCTATATTGCCACCGATAAAACAGGTGCCCCGGCTGCTGGGATCAGGTGGATAAAACAACCCTTTTTCTTTTACGGCATTCTGCAATACCTCTGTAATGACCCCTGGTTCTGTTGTCACCTGCAGGTTCCGCTCATCAATTTCAATAATACTGTTTAACCGTTCGGTGGAAAGCACCACACCGCCTAAATGCGGCAGTGCCCCGCCACTTAAGCCGGTACCGCCACCTCTTGGAGTAACGGGGATCAGGTCCCGGTTACAGATTTTAAACAATTCTGAGATTTCTTCCGCAGTTCGGGGTTTCAGCACAACATCCGGAATAAAATGCAGGGTTTCGGTCTGATCGTGTGAATAATCTGCTAATGAATCTTCGTCTACAAGTACATTTGCATTGCCCACAATTTGTTTAAATGCTTCAATATGCTGGGCGGTAATCTTTTTTTCGGCCATTATTTGTGAATAGTCTATAAATTAAGGAGGCCAAATTTCGGGGAAAAAGAGCAAAGGAAAAAATCGGCTTTATTGGAGGCAGGGTGCCTGCATAAATCTGTGTTTCTGCCACTGATGCTTATTTCAGCATCTAAAATGGCGCCTGATTGTCAATAGATTCTGAAACAAGTTCAGAACGACACTCAACATATGGACAAACTTTTGGGTCGGCCCCGGGGGGACTATCGGGGTTGACGAAGACCCTTGATTGTTTATATCCCGTCAGGCTATTTAATGACCCATTTCAAATGGGCTGAACGTGAATGTATTAGATCGTCATCCGAGCTATCGGATCCGAGCGCAGCCCCCCAACTGGCCGATAGGCGGGGAGGCATCAAGGGCCTTTTGGGTCAGCACCGGCAATTGTATCCTAAGAAATTTTGCTCCAGGCGGTCTTCCCTTTTTGAGAATGCAAAAAGTTCCTCATCATTTCATGCCCGGGCTGCGACAGGTCAGGATCTTCCTTTAAGATCCGTTCACAAAGCTCTTTTGCAGTGTTGACCATTACCCGGTCGTTTACAATATCCGCCAGTTTAAAGCTCAATATCCCGCTTTGCCTTGTACCTTCAATATCCCCGGGACCCCGCAGTTCCAGGTCCTTTTCCGCAATAACAAAACCATTACCGGTGCTGGTCATAATTTTCATACGCTCCCGCGCCTCATTGCCCAGCTTCTTACCGGTAAGCAGGATGCAATAGCTTTTTTCCGCGCCCCGGCCTACCCTCCCGCGCAGCTGGTGCAATTGTGAAAGCCCGAATTTCTCAGCGCTTTCGATCAGCATTACCGATGCATTAGGCACATTTACCCCCACCTCAATAACTGTGGTGGCCACCATGATCTGCGTATCATGCACCACAAAACGCCGCATGTTTTCGTCTTTCTGATGCACCGGCATTTTACCATGTACCATACTGATCCAGTATTGCGGTTCAGGAAAATAGGTCTTTACCACGTCATAGCCTTCCATGAGATTTTCATAATCCAGCTTTTCGCTTTCTTCAATCAGGGGGAAAATAATATATACCTGTCTGCCCAGTGCGATCTCTGCTTTTAAAAAATCCATTACCAGGCTGCGGTCATTTTCATAACGGTGCACGGTCTGTACCGGTTTCCTTCCCGGTGGCAGTTCATCAATCACACTGTAATCCAGGTCGCCATAAGCGGTCATTGCCAGTGTGCGAGGGATGGGCGTTGCGGTCATCACCAGCACATGCGGTGGCAGGGTTGCTTTTTCCCAAAGCCTTGCACGTTGCGCCACTCCAAAGCGGTGCTGCTCATCAATAATGACCAGCCCCAGGTTATGGAACTGAACAGGGTCTTCTATAACCGCATGCGTACCTATCAGAATCGTTATTTCGCCCGCCGCCAGCTTCTCTAAAATACGTTTGCGCTCTTTTCCCTTTGTTGTTCCTGTTAAAATAGCCACTTCCGCAGGCAGCGGTTCCAGCAATTCCTTTATGCCCTGGAAGTGCTGCCGGGCAAGGATCTCCGTAGGCGCCATTAATACGGACTGATAGCCATTGTCTGCTGCCAGCAGCATGCTCAGCAGCGCTACAATGGTTTTACCGCTGCCCACATCTCCCTGCAGCAGGCGGTTCATTTGTTTTCCCCGGCCGGTATCCACCCGTATTTCTTTCAGCACTTTTTTTTGGGCATTGGTCAGCTCAAAAGGCAGGTGCTGGTTATAAAAGCGATTGAACAGATCCCCTACTTTTTCAAAAACGACACCTTTTGAGAAACGATGCCGCTCCAGGCGTACCAAATTCAGCCGCAACTGGGCAAAAAATATTTCCTCAAATTTTAACCGCCGCACAGCGCCTTCATATGCTGTTGTATTCTTTGGAAAATGGATGTTCTGATAGGCCTGGAAACGGGGCATTAATTTTAGTTCTTCCAGCATTGACGGCGGCAGGTTTTCAGGAATATCTTTTTCAGAAAGATGCTGCAGCAGCACCGAGGTTAGTTTGCTTATCTGCCGCCCGCCTAAATATTTTGATTTTAATTTTTCAGTTGACGGATAAATGGGCTCCAGGAAATCCTTTCCTTTTATTTTTTCCGGATCCCAGGGCTCCATTTCAGGATGCACCATCTGCGGCTTGCCCATAAAGAAAGATACCCGGCCATATACCAGGTAGGGCTGACCGGGCTGGATGATCTTTTTTATAAGGTTGATGCTCTGAAACCAGACCAGGTCCAGGGTTCCCGTTTTATCCTGTAACAGAGAGACCAGCCGGCGGCCTCTTTTTTCACCGGCCGTTTCAAGCGGCGCAAGAATACCGGCCACTTGTACATATTCATCACGCGGGCTTATATTGCCAATAGGAGTAAGTTTCGTTTTATCAATATGACGAAAGGGGAAGTGATGCAGCAGGTCATTAAACGTAAAAATGTTCAGCTCCTTCTGCAACAGCTCTGCACGCTGCGGCCCAACACCTTTTAAGTAGGCAACAGGGCTTGATAATATGTTATTACTCCCTGAAATAAATGCGCTTTTGACAAAAATAGAGGGTTTTTTTAGGTAAAACAGAACAACTTTTATAGCGGGGAAGGGCCATTAATAATTACCGGAATAATCTGCCGACAACAGGCAGCGCCTGGAGCTCTTTCTTCTCAACCCTGCTTACGAAGTATAAGAACAGGCACATAAATAGTGAAGCAAAGGCTGTCTTTAACCAGAAATTATGCGTGAACGATGTAATCTTTTTATTGATCAAAAAAAGTACTATTGTTATTACCAGATAGGCGACCAGTTTTTTCCAGGCATAAGGAATGGGGTAATATTTTTGCCCTAATAAATACGCCAGAATTACCATGGTACCATAACACGTCATAGTGACCGTTGCACCGGCATACATTTCAAATTTCGGAATGAAGAAATAGTTGCCAATAATAGTAACCACGGCTCCTGCAGCGGTAATAATAATACCCCAGTACATTTTATCAGTGAGCTTATACCAGGCTGAAAGATTATAATAAATGCCGAGAAAAACATTCGCCATCAGTAAAATGGGAACAATTCCCAATCCTGAACGATATTTCTTACCGATCATGTTCTGCCAGATGTGCAGGTAAAGTCCTGTAAAAAGGTACGCTACACACAACGTAATCACAAACCATTTCATTACGCGGGCATACACCTGCCTGGCGTTTGTGGCACTCTTTTGCCTGAAGAAAAAAGGCTCCCCTGCCATCCGAAACGCCTGTATGAACATAGTAATGAAAATAGATATTTTATAATTGGCAGAATAAATTCCAACAATCTGCATATTCTCATCCATGGAATGCGGCAAAAAACTTTTTAGCATTTGCCGGTCCATTACTTCATTGATCATTCCCGCCAGGCCAATGATGATCATGGGTGTGCTATAATGCACCACGGTTTTCCAAAGATCTTTATTGATTTTAAAACGAAAGCGCTTCCACTCCGGGTATAAAAAAAGAAAAACAAAGAAAGACTGTACCATATTAGCCAGCACCAGGAGCGTTACCCGGTTTTGATGCAGTACCCACCTGACAAGAAAGTTATTTGATTTTGAAAAATACTCAGGAATAAAATACACAAACAGAACCACCAACCCAATATTTACTACAATACCAAAAATCTTTATGAGGGCATATCGCCGCGGGCGATTCTCCTGGCGCAACTTCGCAAATGGTATAGTGGCTAATGTATCAAAAGCCATTACAAAAACCGTAATTACAATTACCTGCGGCAATTTGCCAATTTCAAGAAATTCACTGATGGGTTGACTATAATAAAGCAGAATGCCACTTAATAACAGGGTTGTAATTACGTGAGAACCAAATGTTGTGTTGAATAATTGCTTTTGGGATATGCCGGCATCACTGCTAAACCGGAAAAATCCGGTTTCCAGGCCATATGTATAAATGATGTTTGCAACACCAATCCATGCATACAACAGGCTAAAATCACCATATTCCTTAACCCCTTTTTGATCCACCATCAGGTAGGT
This window encodes:
- a CDS encoding XRE family transcriptional regulator, whose amino-acid sequence is MSVANKNLKYLRKLRGWTQDEFANKLNIKRSLLGAYEEERAEPRLEVLETICDIFKLTLDEILRKDLSANTDNYLAKRRALKLSNTAARIPFVPVKAAAGYLNGYADHEFIDELNTFTLPMVTGGNYRAFEIIGDSMLPTPSGSIIVGEKVEALDHVKNNTACVVVSKNDGIVYKRIQKNGKARNKILLLSDNPTFQPYSISSEDVLEMWEAQFIISKTNTAQGWNVGQLVNIVADLQQEVAGMKKKMN
- the arfB gene encoding alternative ribosome rescue aminoacyl-tRNA hydrolase ArfB, whose translation is MDVSKELQFKTTRSGGKGGQHVNKVETAVIALFHIDDSAILTEAQKAILKEKSGRKIVSGGYLQVKSQTYRTQLENKADAIMKINQIITAALRKKKARIATGISKAAVEHRIHAKKRKGQLKESRKKINRSDD
- the dtd gene encoding D-aminoacyl-tRNA deacylase, with translation MKVVIQRVLEASIMIDGVLFSSISEGLMVLLGIEDADTDEDIHWLSQKIIQLRIFDDDKGVMNLSLKEVQGELLLISQFTLHASTKKGNRPSYLKASKPGFAIPVYEKMIRQLQTDLGKEIKTGVFGADMKVRLINNGPVTIIIDSKNKE
- a CDS encoding nucleotide pyrophosphohydrolase, encoding MTISEAQAAVDHWIKTVGVRYFSELTNMAILTEETGELARHIARIYGDQSYRKPEDEKNAKTMMADEMADVLWVLLCLANQTGVDLTKALEKNFEKKNIRDFDRHANNEKLK
- a CDS encoding glycosyltransferase family 9 protein, with translation MIRDISVILRKIQRAKADRRLAALFLDWKRSLEKLPVPRRKDGAKRLLLIRLDDIGDYLLFRNFLPAYKQSAAWSQYEITFLGNGVVKPLFDMLDQSFADNAIWVDKKHYFNNADYRNELWQQLRNGQFDVVINPSRTRPLLLDDICMLAAGAPDSRAAGNTFKNPYINSLSDQCYKQLFKNDPVLHEFDFNKAFVKWSTGIEWNICRPEIKRTGSGPLIETPYILLCIGAAHKSRRWPVSQWVRFVQFIQQNSLPKAVIAGSTADAALAADIEKMTGAINITGKTTLTEVIGWMENADAAVCNDSMAAHLAISCNTPVIIVSGGNNYPRFTTYEEAGIKNAKTVYAKPFLKKWKANKQQPFWHYTPVTRDLSTVSAEEVFAALHKLLKHQPVEGPSS
- a CDS encoding TlpA family protein disulfide reductase, translated to MKRFLILMLFVGVINNTALAQIDPAAAGDSIAVQKTAGDDYAPDLVFLPGYDQINSFKQLKEKLKGTPVFIDLWASWCGPCRKEFYYKDSLTTFLKEQGVQMLYISMDDNGQEDQWKRLLKYFKVGGLHMRANNALQYDLSRVIWKQNGGFSIPRYVLLDQNGVVLNSKMLRPGDRGLLYRQIKTLLGR
- a CDS encoding FAD-binding oxidoreductase, yielding MAEKKITAQHIEAFKQIVGNANVLVDEDSLADYSHDQTETLHFIPDVVLKPRTAEEISELFKICNRDLIPVTPRGGGTGLSGGALPHLGGVVLSTERLNSIIEIDERNLQVTTEPGVITEVLQNAVKEKGLFYPPDPSSRGTCFIGGNIAENSGGPKAVKYGVVKDYVLNLEVVLPTGEIIWTGANVLKNVTGYNLTQLIVGSEGTLAVVTKIVLRLIPLPKYDLLMLAPFASLEKASEAVSAIFRAGFNPSALELVEIDALKIVSSMVDSYVVPVNDTIAAHLIVEVDGNNQEVLMQEMEQIAMLLEQYEAGELFFADDSQQKEELWKLRRRTAEAVKSVGYTIEEDTVVPRAELPKLIKGVKELGKKYNFHAVCYGHAGDGNLHVRIKKEGNKNSLDDPEMNAVLRELFKLVKSLGGTISGEHGIGLIQKTYMDIVFEQRQMQLMREIKRAFDPNNILNAGKIFDAVVETAALL
- the recG gene encoding ATP-dependent DNA helicase RecG, with translation MQKELNIFTFNDLLHHFPFRHIDKTKLTPIGNISPRDEYVQVAGILAPLETAGEKRGRRLVSLLQDKTGTLDLVWFQSINLIKKIIQPGQPYLVYGRVSFFMGKPQMVHPEMEPWDPEKIKGKDFLEPIYPSTEKLKSKYLGGRQISKLTSVLLQHLSEKDIPENLPPSMLEELKLMPRFQAYQNIHFPKNTTAYEGAVRRLKFEEIFFAQLRLNLVRLERHRFSKGVVFEKVGDLFNRFYNQHLPFELTNAQKKVLKEIRVDTGRGKQMNRLLQGDVGSGKTIVALLSMLLAADNGYQSVLMAPTEILARQHFQGIKELLEPLPAEVAILTGTTKGKERKRILEKLAAGEITILIGTHAVIEDPVQFHNLGLVIIDEQHRFGVAQRARLWEKATLPPHVLVMTATPIPRTLAMTAYGDLDYSVIDELPPGRKPVQTVHRYENDRSLVMDFLKAEIALGRQVYIIFPLIEESEKLDYENLMEGYDVVKTYFPEPQYWISMVHGKMPVHQKDENMRRFVVHDTQIMVATTVIEVGVNVPNASVMLIESAEKFGLSQLHQLRGRVGRGAEKSYCILLTGKKLGNEARERMKIMTSTGNGFVIAEKDLELRGPGDIEGTRQSGILSFKLADIVNDRVMVNTAKELCERILKEDPDLSQPGHEMMRNFLHSQKGKTAWSKIS
- a CDS encoding lipopolysaccharide biosynthesis protein, encoding MARLLNFLLTPILTYLMVDQKGVKEYGDFSLLYAWIGVANIIYTYGLETGFFRFSSDAGISQKQLFNTTFGSHVITTLLLSGILLYYSQPISEFLEIGKLPQVIVITVFVMAFDTLATIPFAKLRQENRPRRYALIKIFGIVVNIGLVVLFVYFIPEYFSKSNNFLVRWVLHQNRVTLLVLANMVQSFFVFLFLYPEWKRFRFKINKDLWKTVVHYSTPMIIIGLAGMINEVMDRQMLKSFLPHSMDENMQIVGIYSANYKISIFITMFIQAFRMAGEPFFFRQKSATNARQVYARVMKWFVITLCVAYLFTGLYLHIWQNMIGKKYRSGLGIVPILLMANVFLGIYYNLSAWYKLTDKMYWGIIITAAGAVVTIIGNYFFIPKFEMYAGATVTMTCYGTMVILAYLLGQKYYPIPYAWKKLVAYLVITIVLFLINKKITSFTHNFWLKTAFASLFMCLFLYFVSRVEKKELQALPVVGRLFR